In the genome of Methylomagnum ishizawai, the window CCAAAGCGTTCGAGGCCGGATCGCCCGCCCGGCCCCCTTCGTAATTTTCGAGGCCCACATGGATGCGCCCGGCCAGGAACGTCCCCACCGTCAGCACCACGCACCGCGCCCGGAATTTCAAACCCATCTGGGTCACGACGCCCGCAGCCTTGCCCTGTTCGACGATGAGGTCGGCCACTTGCTGCTGGAACAGGGCGAGATTGGGCTGGGTTTCCAGCTTGCGGCGCACCACGGCCTTGTACAAGGCGCGGTCGGCTTGGGCGCGGGTGGCGCGGACCGCCGGACCTTTGCTGGCGTTCAACACCCGGAAATGGATGCCGGCCCGGTCCGCCGCCTGGGCCATGAAGCCGCCGAGGGCGTCGATTTCCTTGACCAGATGGCCCTTGCCGATACCGCCGATGGCGGGATTGCAACTCATCTGGCCCAGGGTTTCGATGCTCTGGGTCAGGAGCAGGGTTTTCGCGCCGACGCGGGCCGAGGCCAGGGCCGCTTCGGTCCCGGCGTGACCGCCGCCGACCACGATGACATCGAAGGTTTCGGAGAAGAACATGGTGGGAAAGCGCGTGGCGCTGGGTGGTGCTGGATAGAAGCCGCCTAGCTTACACCATTGCAAGCGGAATCGGCGTCCCGGCCCCGCCACCGATCCTCAGTGGGAAGACCCCGCCGCCCGGCGCAGGCTGGCATGTTCGGGCGCGTTCAACCAAGACATAGTAAGCGTTGAGCCGTTCCAGCGTGGCGAAGTCCAGCCTTTCCACCCAATCGCCGGGCAGCAGGTCGGCGACCATTTCGGGGTGGGAGAATAGGAGTTTGTAGGTGTGGTCATGGTCCATGGAGGGAATTTACCAAGGCGGAACATCGGTCCTGGCTTCGAGAGGGAGTGGGTACAGGCTTCGCCGACACCTATGTAAAATATAAGAGTCGCCCATGCAAGATTGATCTCAACTTTTGGCTTGAACCATGACAACTCCCCTCCGTTGGCTGCATCTCTCCGACTTCCATGTGGGCAAGGACAATTACGCGCAGCGGCGTTTGTTCGACAAACTCATCGCCCATGTGAAAGAACAAAAACAAGCCGGATTCGTTCCCGATTTGATCTTCATCACCGGCGATATCGCCAACAAGGGGCTGAAGGCCGAGTACGAGGATTTTCGGAAAGGCTTTTTCTCGCCTTTGCAGGAAGCTCTGGGAGGGTCGGCATGGAATGGCAAGATTTTCACCGTGCCCGGCAATCACGACGTGGACCGCTCTAAAAACGCGACGTTTGACCGGATCAAAGCCGCAAACTCCGAAACCAAGTTCTTCGAACCTTCCAAAACAGGAAGATCGGCGCGGGACGTGGTTTTGCCCAGATTCGGCCAATACCAAAAACTCGCGCCCGGCGATGTTTCACCCAGTTGGGTGAAATCCGATGAAGGCGCTTTTGCCGAAACTGTGGAAATCCAGGGCCGGAAAATCGGCGTCGTGGGACTCAATACCGCGTGGCTCGCCATGGACGAGCACGACAAGGACAAACTCACACCCGGCTATGAATTGGCCGAAACGGCGTTGAAAAAAACCGAAGGCTGTCATGCCCGCTTCGTGCTGGGTCATCACCCGCTGCGTTGGTTGATCGAAGATCAGGAGCGGCGCTTGCGTACCCTGTTCGGTCGCCATCGGGTGATTTACCTGCACGGCCACATGCACCGGGCGGAAAGTCGCCCGGAGGACGGCGCGGGTGAATCCTTCCTGGTCGTCCAAGCGGGCGCGGCGTTCCAGGCCCACGACAGCGATATATGGAAAAACGGCCTGCTATGGGGCGAGTTGGATTTTGCCCAAAACGAAGTGCGGCTGAGTCCCCGGTTTTGGAATCCCGACAATATGGATTGGCCAGTCGAAACCGGGCGGTTTCCCGAGATTCGCAAGGTGCCGGGCAATGGCGAATGGTGGCGCTATCCCCTGCCGATGCCGGAAGCCGCCCAACCCGCCCCATGGCAAGCCCCGCAAGGCTGGGAAGTATTGGATTTCACCGCGTTGGTGCGCCGGGAAATATCCGCCGAAGAAGCCAGCCGCTTTTTCGACGGTGCCGAGCCGGATTGGGCGCTGGCCCTGTGCCCGGATTTGCCGCGCCGGGCGGTGGTGGGGGCTTTGGTGGACAAGATCGCCGCCTACCCAAGCCAGGAGCGGCCCTTGGTGGTGTTGCTGACCGGGCCGGGGGGCGAAGGTAAATCCATGGCTTTGCGGCAAGCCGTGGTCGATGCGCTGGAACGCGAGCCTAAGCTGCGGGTGTTGTGGCGGAACGATGATGAAGCGGTCTTGACCGCCGAGCTTTTGCGCAGCCTGCCCAAGCACGGAACGCCCTGGCTGATCGCCACCGACACGGCGGATTTGCTGACTAAGAAGCTCTCAAACCTGCCGGAGGTATTGAAAAACGCCGGGCGTGGCGATGTGCGCCTGTTGTTGGCGGCGCGGGATAGCGACTGGCGGGCGGCGGGTGGCCTCGGCCTAGATTGGCGGCGCTCCGCCGAATTCGCCGAAGTCGTCTTGAGCGGCTTGAGCGAAACCGATGCGGCGGATATCGCCGGGGCGTGGCTGCAATTCGCCACAGTGGATGGCGATATCGACGGCGCGGCCAACCCGTCCGATTTGAGCCGCCAGTTGTTCCAAGCGGCGAAAGCCGAAGCCGCCCAGGGCGAGGGCGCATTGCTGGGCGGCGTGCTGAAGGTCCGCAAAGGCGATGGTTTGCGTGCCCATGTGCGTAGCCTGCTGGACCGCTTGAGCGAAACCAAGCTGGCGGGCGGTGGTTCGCTGTATCTGGCCTTTGCCTATATCGCCGCCATGCACGCCGAGGGCTTGCGTTTCCTATCGCGCCCGGTGTTGGCCGAAGCTTTGGGCTGTTCGACCGGGGATTTGCACAAGACCGTGCTGCATCCCTTGGGACGCGAGGCGGCGGCGGGTGGCGGTACGGTGCTGCTGACCCGTCACCATCGGATTGCCGAGTTGGCGGTTGCGGTGATGCGGGAGGATATTGGAGAAGAAATGGGCGGATTTTACGAAGCCTTGGCGAGCGCGGCTTTGAGTGCTAAATCCAAAGGGGTCTACGTCTATGAGTTGCCGCGCTGGGATTTCGACTTTCCCAACCATTTCCTTGCCCAACAGCAACCCGAGCTTGCCATCCGCATAGGCCGGGTCTTGCTGGACAAAGACCCGGAAAATAACAAGCTAGCAGTCAACTTGGCGCGTATCTACCGCAAAGCCAACGAACCCGGAGAAGGTGCCCGCGTACTGGCCGGATTCACCGGGGAAGTCGGCGATAACCGGGGCTTTTGGTACGAATGGGCCACCTGTGCCGGTGGCGCGGACAATCACGCGCTGAACGCATGGCTAAGCGGTTGGTCGCTGGCGGACCAGACCGGGGCGGCGGCACCGGATGACTACGATGCCAAATTAACCCTCGCCGGGCTGGGAGTCGCCTTTGCCGAACTGTACCCGCGTTATCACGACCGGGCTTTTGTCGAAGCCCGCATGGCGGTGGCGCAACTGGGCTTGCGCTTGCACTTGGATGATAAAACCCGTGGCTATTTCGAGAAGTATCTTGCCGAAGCCCAAGCGGCGGGCGCTAAACCCACCGAATTGCCAGAAGCCTTCGCCCGCCTGCAAACGGGACTGATCCGCGCTTGGGAAAACAGCGCCGAGCGGGAGAGCTTCCTGGCGCGGATTCCGCCGCCGGGAGCCATGGGCTTCGCGGGCTTGCGGCGGCTGTTCGGGCTGGCTTGACAGACCCGGTGTGAACAAAATGAAAGACGAATACGATTTCTCCCAAGCCGAACAAGGCAAATTTTTCGTACCCGCCGAGGCGATCCAAATCCCGGTCTATCTCGACCCGGATATCGCCCAATTCCTGGGCCAGAAATGCGGGGGCGGGGCCGACGCCCTGCAAACGATGGTCAACGACCGGCTCAGGAAAGATATCGAAATCGCCCGGTGGGTCGCGGCCTGATTCCGTTCAAGCCCCGCTCACACTCAACCAAGCCTTGATCTCCTTCTCTTCCGGCGGATTCAAGCGCACATCCAACAGGTAGATACGCTTATCCGGCAACCCCGCCTGGTTCACCAGATAATCGCGGATGACCTCGGCGCGGGCCTGGGCCAACAGCCGCAATTCCAGTTCGCTGACATTCCATTGTTCCAACACCCGCCGCTTGGCCGCGTTGAAGGTCGCGCCTTCCAGGCTGGGTTCCTGGCCGCTGGGCGGTGCCACCACGGCGGGCACAGGCGCTTGCCGCTGCCGGTAATAGCGGCTGAACAAACGCCGATAATCCTCGTCCGACAAATCCAAGCCCTCGGTCTGCGCCACCCGCCGGCCCAAGGCCCGCAATTCCGCCGCCCGGTCGCTGCGCAACTGCTTCAACAGCGCGGCCTCGGCCAGGGCCATGCGGTCCTGCACCGGATCGGCGCTGCCCTTGATGTTGAGCTTGAGTTCGGGCCGTTCCTTGAGCGCCGCCGCGACCTTGTCGAGTTCGCCCTTTTCGTCCGCCGACAACTCGGCATCCCCGGCCCGGAACCGCACGGTACTCAGCTTCTCGTCGCCGCCGCCGACCAGGTTGCCCAGCAAACTGAAAGGCGAACCCACCAGCTTGGTCAACATCTGCTGCACGGCGGTCGAGTACAGGTTGCCCAGGCTGAATTGGGGATTGCTCAAATCGCCGCTGATGGGCAGGTCGATATCGATCTTCCCCGCCGAATCCTTGAGCAAAGCCACCGCCATATCCACCGGCAGGCTGGTCGCGGTCGGGCTTTCGACCCGCTCGCCCAGGACGAGTTGATCCAGCACCATCCGGTTGGACACCTCCAGCTTGGACGCTTTGAGCTTATAGCGCAGGTCCATATCCAGCTTGCCCTTTTCGATGCGGTAGCCGGCGAACTTGCCGGAATAGGGCGAGAGCGTGGTGAGGTTCACGCCGCGGAATTCCAGGCTCACATCGGTGTTGTCCTTGAAATGGGCGGGTTGTAGCTGGCCGTAGAGCTTGGCCGGGGCACTCTGGTTGATATGGCCTTCCAACAACCATTCGGCCTTGGCGTTCTCCTGCGAGGACAGGCCGCGGATATTGCCGTTGAGGTCGCGGATTTGGGTGGCGAAACTGGGATTCAAGGTCAGGTCGCTGAAATCCATATGGGCATCGACCACCCGCACCGAGCCGATGACATAGGACCAGGGCGCGGTGGGGGCGGCGGCTTGCCTGGGCGGCGGCAGCGCGGCTTGGGCTGGCGTTTCCGCGGGCGGGACGATGAGGTCGCGGGTCAGGTTCAAAGCGCCGTCCGGGCCGATGAACACCTTGGAATAGGATTGGTCGGCGGTGATGCTGCGGATACTGGCGCGGCGCTGGGCGGTGCCGACCACCACGCCGTCGAACTTGAGCGAATGCCAGCGCAGCAAATCCTGGTTTTCGCGCCGGTCCACGGCGGTGAAATCGACGATATCGAACGCCCCGGAATAATCCACCGCGATATCCTTATCCTGGCGCACCACCAAATCGCCCCACAGGTTCAAGCGGCCCCGCGCCAAATTGAAACCGACGAATTTCTCCCAATAGGGCTGCACCGAACGCAGCCACAGCTTGTCCACGCCGAAGCGCATTTCCGATTTCAAGGGGAACAATTGGGCCTGGCCGTCCACTTCGATCTTGCCTTGTTCACCCAGGCCGGTGTTCAGCAGGAATTGGAACTCCTGGCCGGGTTCGGTGGAAAAACCATCCATGCGTAGATGGGCCGGGTCGAGGCGGATGCGGACCGGGGTGGCGGGGGTTTCGTCGCGGAAACCCAGGGTGTAGCCGGTGAGCCGGAATTGATCGACCCGGACGCGCCAAGGGTCCGGCGGCGGGGACGCACCGGCCCGGTCGCCGGAAGACGGGGCGGACGGCGCGTCGGGCAATCCCGGCACCTTCAATTCGCCCGTGGCGGTGCGGCGCAGGCCGATTTCGCCTTGGTCGGTGGTGAGCGTGCCGATATCCACCACCCGGCGTTTGAGCGACACTTCCACATCAGCGATTTTCAAGGAGCCGATGCGGACGCGGAGCGGGATTTCGCGCTTGGCTGCGGCGACCGGGGTTTCGGATGCGGCGGCGGGGTTGGGCTTGCCCTCGGCCGCGTTGGATGCCGCTTTCCGCTCCGAATCCTGGCCCGCCGCCCGCCATCGGTCGCTGGCCGCTTCCTGGTCGGCGATGGCTTCGTCCAGGGCAGCGGATTTCAGCTTGAGGCTTTGTTCGGCCACGGCGTAGGTCAAACCCCCGGCGCTGAACTGGCCGAGGCTGGCCCAGGGCGTGTCGAGGCTTTGCAGCGCCACGACATCCAGACCCAAGCTTTGTTGCGGCAGGGCGTAGGCCAGCTTGCCCAGCGTGAGTTGGCCGAGTTGGATGCCTTGCGGGGTGCTGGCGGTGGCGAGCCGGGCCGATTCCAAGGTCAACTTGCGGTCGGCCAGGGTGAAGGCCAGCTTCCCGGCGTCCAGATGGGCGAACTTGGCCCAGGTCGAATCGACGTTTTCGACCTGGATCGAATCGAGGTCCAGGCACTGCGCGGCCCCGGCGTAGCGCAGTCCGGCCAGCTTCAATCCGCCGAGCTTGATGACGGCCCCGCCCGCGCCGGTCGCGGTGGCCGCGAGGTTGGTGCCGACGACCTCCCCGGCTTTGAGGTCGATGGCTGGTTTATCCCCGGCAGCGGCGCTGAATTCAACCTGGAAACCCAGTTTGCCCGAAGTCAGCCGCCACGGCAGGGCCGGGGCCAGCCCGCCCACCCAAACCGCCAAATCCAAATCCCGCGCTTCCAACTTGCCCGCCGTGCCGAACGGTGCCAGCGCCAGCGTACCGCCGATGCTCAGGGTTTCCCGCTGGGAGGTCGTGGCGGAGAACTCGAAATGGGCGGGATTTTGGGTGGTGGAGCCCAGGTTTTCCAGGTCGAGGCGGATATCGCCCAGGCTGATGACGAAAGGTGCCGGGCCGGAAATATCGCGGTATTCGATCCGGCCCCGCGCTAGCGTGAAATGGGTCAGCAGGAATGGGAATCCTCCGCCGACACTGGGCTTGCCCTCATCCGGCGGCACCAAGGCCAGGAGATTGAGCCGGCCATCGGCCCCGCGCTGGAGGTGGACCGAGAGCGCATCCAGCTTGAGTTCGAGCGTGGCGGCGCGTTGGCCCAAGGAACCCAGGCCCGCCAGATCGGCCTCCAAACGACCCAGTCCGATCAAAGGCCGACCTTCCTTGTCCTTGAGCGCGAAGCCCTTCAGCACCAGCCGCAAGGCGAAGGGATCGAAGGCGACGGATTGGGCGCTGAGTCCGACGTTCAGGCGGGTGGACAGCCGGGGCAGGACTTGGGCGCGGACCAGCCAGGGCGTCAGGTAAAACCCGGCCAAGGCATACAAGCCCAACGGCACCAACAGCCCTAGGCTCCAAAGCATGAGTTTCCGCTGTTTCGTGGTCGGCTTGAACACGGGCCGCTCCGGCAAGTTGGGGGAGGAGGTGTCGATTTTACCGCCAGTCGCCCCCAACGTAGCCGGAGTTCAAAGCTTGCCTTGGAGACCCGCATCACCAAAACCAGCCCTGGACTCCGACCGTAGGGCCGGGCTTGGTTTTAAGTCAGTTTTAAGACCCAGGCTTTATCGTGTTCCCATCGCGAATCGTATCGCGCCTTAATCCATCGAATGGAGGTGAATATGCCTACCCAAACCCTGCGCCATAGCTTGATCGCCGCCGCCATCGCCGGTGTCCTGGTGGCGGGCTATGCCCGTTTCGGCGGCGATAGCCCGCAGCCCGCTTCGGCGACCGCGACTCCGCCCGCGCAAATCGCCGCCGCGCCGGTCCCCGCCGCCGCCCCGACCGTGACCCTGCCCGACTTCGGCAGCATCGTCCGCCAGAGCAGCCCGGCGGTGGTGAACATCAGCGTCAGCGGCACCACCAAGGTCAGCGCCCGCGACATCCCGCAGCTCGACCCCAACGACCCGTTCTCGCAATTCTTCCGTCGCTTCCAACCGCCCCAGGCCGAAACGCCGATGCACGGCATGGGTTCGGGCTTCATCGTGCGGCCCGATGGCGTGATCCTGACCAATGCCCATGTGGTGGAGGGCGCGTCGGAAGTCACGGTGAAGCTGGTGGACAAGCGCGAGTTCAGCGCCAAGGTCGTCGGCGTCGACAAGCCCACCGACACGGCGGTGCTGAAGATCGAAGCCCAGGATTTGCCCACGCTGAAACTGGGCAGCCCGACCCAGACCGGCGTCGGCGATTGGGTGCTGGCGATAGGCTCGCCCTTCGGCTTCGAGAACAGCGTCACCGCCGGGATCGTGTCGGCCAAGTCGCGCTCGCTGCCGGAAGAAGGCTATGTGCCCTTCATCCAGACCGACGTGGCGGTGAATCCCGGCAATTCCGGCGGGCCGTTGCTCAACACCCAGGGCGAGGTGATCGGCATCAATTCGCAGATTTACAGCCGCACCGGGGGCTACCAGGGCTTGTCGTTCGCCATCCCCATCGATGTCGCTCTCAAGGTCGAACAGCAATTGCTCGACCATGGCAAGGTCAGCCGGGGCCGTTTGGGCGTGGGGGTGCAGGATATGAACCAAGCCCTGGCCGATTCCTTCGGCCTGTCCAGGCCGGAAGGCGCCCTGGTCGATATGGTGCCGGAGGACGGCCCGGCGGCGCGGGCGGGGGTCAAGGCCGGCGATATCATCGTCGCCCTGAACGGCCAGCCGATCCACGATTCCAGGGAATTGCCGCCCTTGGTGGCCGATCTCAAGCCGGGTTCGGAGGCCAAGCTGACCCTCTGGCGCGATGGCCAAAACGAAGAAGTGGCGCTCAAGGTCGGCGAATTGCAAGAACCCGCCCAGGCCAGTGCCGAACCCACCGAGGCCAAGGGCCGCTTGGGGTTGGCGGTGCGCCCCTTGAGCCCGGAGGAACATCGGCAGGCCGATATCAAGGGCGGCTTGGTGGTGGAACGGGTGGCCGGCCCCGCCGCCAAGGCCGGCATCGCGCCGGGCGATGTGGTGTTGGCGGTGAACGGCCAGCCCATCAACGACGCCGGGCAATTGCGCGAACTCGCCGCCAAGGCGGGCAAACATCTGGCCCTCTTGATCCAACGCGGCGAGGCGACGATGTTCGTACCGCTGGATTTGGGCTGAACGGTTGAGGCGTGGGCCAGGGACGGCCCGCGCCATTCCCATGTGGACCAATAACGACCGGAGCGGTCCGGGCCACCCCGCCATCTTTCCTCCCGCGAGCGGATGAATTTCATCCCAGCGTGCAATCTTTCCTCCTGCCGCACCTCGAAATCGCTTCCCTCAACGCCCATATCGGCGGATTATCGAAACAATCAGCAAATCTTGTTGGTGATTGTCAACCCGACCCCTATGATTGCAGCTTCCGTTCCTGGCACCCAAGGCCGGGCAAGGATTCCCACGAACCTCCCAGGAGGATCAACATGTTCAGCAAATTCACTTCGAGCCTGAAACTCCATCTCCCAGAGTTGAGACTGCCCGAGTTCGAGCTGCCGAGCTTCAATCTACCGGCTATCGGCCTGCCCCAACTCTCCACAGCGGATTGCCAGACCCTGGCGGTGCTGGGTTTCTTCGCCACGCTACTGGCCCTTGAAGCCCCGTCTTCCCGCGCCGAGCGCCGCCCCCAGGTCTACCGGCAGTCGTACCTCGCCAACCTCGGCACCTTCTTCCTCAACGACACCTTACTGTCGCTGCTGTCGGTGTCCTCGCTGTGGCTGGTGGCCGAGCATTACGCGGGCTGGGGCTTGTTGAGCGGCCTGCGCGACTCGTTTTGGAAAGCGGCGCTGTCGTTCCTGTTGTTGGACCTGACCTTGTATGGCTGGCACCGCGCCAACCATACGTTCGACTGGCTGTGGCTGTTCCACAAGGTCCACCACAGCGACCCGGCCATGAACGTCACCACGGCTTTCCGCCTGCATATCGTGGAAGTGCTGCTGACGACCCTGGTGAAGGCGCTGTTCATCGTAGTGGTGGGCGTGGATGCCACCCTGGTGCTGGCGAACGAGGCCATCATCACCGTGTTCGTGATGTTCCATCACAGCAATCTGGCGTTCCGGGGCGAACGCTGGCTCGCGCATATCGCCATCGTGCCCGCCCTGCACCGGGTGCATCACTCGGCCCGGCGCGAAGAACACGACCATAACTATGGCTTCGTGCTGTCGCTATGGGATGCCTGGTTCGGCACCCTGGCCGACACCCGGCCCGCCGCAATGGGCCTGCGCGGTGTGGATGGGCAGAACGCCTGGCAATTGCTGAAATTCGGTTTCACCTGGCGGACCACGCCGCGGCCGTCCCCGCTCGCCAAGCCCCAGCCGCCGCGCGGGAGCCTGCTGGATGTGGTGAAATTCGGCCTGAGCCCCGCCCATGCGCCCAAGCTGCCGAATCCCTCCGCCTTGCAGGCCATGATCGCGGAGGCGGCCTATTTCCGGGCCGAAAAACGCGGTTTCGCGCCCGGCGACGAATTCCACGATTGGGTGGAAGCCGAACGGGAAATCCTGCGGCACCTGGCCCACCGCTGAACTTCAACCCACAGCGGTCCGCGGCACCGGAGCTGGCCGGGCATGGCATCCCGTCCCGGCCAGCCACTAAACTAGCGCCCTCATCCACCTCTCCCACGGGATACCTTCCATGACCACCGTCCGCAAATCCGCCACCCTGCTTTCCAGTGTCGTCCTGGGCTTCGCGCTCTCCGGCTGCGCGGGCCTCGGGGGATTGACCCAACAACTCAGCACGCTCAAGGAACCCAAGGTCTCGCTGGCCGGGCTGTCGATCAAGGACATCAGCCTGACCGAACCGAGCTTCCTGGTGAAGCTCAAGGTGGAAAACCCCAACGACTTGAACGTCAACCTGGACGGGGCCGATGTGAGCCTGGCCCTGAACGGCCAGCCGGTGGCGACCGGCATCAGCCGCAGCCCGCTGACCCTGGTCAAGCGGGGCGCTTCGACCATGGATGTGGAGGTGAAGGCCAATACCCTGGGCGTGCTACAGCAAATCATGCAGCTCGAATCCAAGGGCGGGGTGCAATACGGTGTCAGCGGCCATTTGAACCTGCTGAACTGGCTGGGCGCCTTGGGAAAAGTGCCCTTCAATTTCCAAGGTTCGGTGGACAAGGCCACGCTGTTGAAAGGCGCGGAGGGTTTGGGCGGCTTGGGGAAGTTATTGTTGCGCTAGGGCATTTCCGGTTTGGGGGTGCACGGTCCTCAGCGTAGCCCACCCTTTACGGGCCGCCGCGGTGGGCACGGGATACGCGCCCACCTCACCAACAGCCCTGGGCACGGGCGGCCCCGGTGCCCGGCCCTTTCATCAGCGGGACAGCGCCTCGTAGTTGGCCTTGTCGCGTTCGTACAGGTCTTCCAGCCGGTCGCAGGTGGGGCGGCCCGGCTCGCGGTTCTGGATGCAGGTGTCGTATTCGCGCTTGGATTCCTCCAGGCGGTCGGCGGCTTCCTCGGCGGTCAGGCCGGGCGGTGGCGGCGGATAGTGCTTGCCCAGGAGGGCGCAGCCGCCCAACAGGACGGCGATAGCGCCGGTCAATATCAGCTTCTTGTGCATGAATCCCCCTTTGGATGGATCGGGTGTCGTTGTCTGCGGCCAGGGGCAGGGTAGACGGCGGCGCGGGGCTTTGGCAAGGCGCGGCTATTTCGGCCTGGCCACCAAGACCTTACCCACGTCCAAATGCAAGTTGTAGAGGACAAAGGCCGAGACCTCGCGTTTTTCCATCAAGGCCACGGTGCCGACACCCGGCGCGAAGAAACGGTATTGCACATCGTCGAGTTCGGCGGGACCGACCCGGCCCGCGAAGCTCGATTTGATCACCACCGCGTCGAAGCTACCGAACGGCACCACCAACCGGCACGCGCCCAGATAGCGGTAGACCACATCCAATTCCCCCTCGTGTACCGGCTCCGGGCTGTCATCCTCGTAGACGCGGACCTTCATGCGCTGCCGCCGCTCCTGTCCGGGGGCCAAACCCTTGAGCAACAGGGGTTCGGGCGGGGCGTAGCGGGTCGTGGCCGCATCGCGGACTTCCCGCACCCCGGTCAGGTACACGCCATCGGCGCGGGACTCGACGAAGCCGGTTTCCTCGCCGCCGGCATCGTAGCGCCAGCGCGGGCCTTGCTCTCCGCGGCCCTCGTGGCTCCAGCGGTAAGGTTCGGCGGGATGGCCCTTCGCGCCCGTGCGGATTTGATAGGTCCACACCCCCGGCGCGAAGGCGAGGTAATGGGCGGGATCGGCGATCACCGGCGCGGGCACCGGCTTGCCCAGGACGCCCCGGCCCAGGGCGCGTTCTATCGCCGCGCGGTCGGCGGGCGGCAGGGTCAGGACCGGGCCGGTCTCGGCGGCGGCACCTGGGGGCATCATGGCCAAAGCCGCCAATAACAGCGCGGTCCCGGCCTGGAAGGGCGCATTCATAGGCAATACCCGGTGGGATTCACACTTTCAGCCGATAACCCACGCCCGATTCGGTAAGGAAATATTCGGGCTTGGCCGGATCGGCCTCCAGCTTCTGGCGGAGTTGGCTCATGTAGATGCGGAGGTAATGGGCGTTGTCCAGGGCGTTCGGACCCCAGACTTCCTTGAGGATTTGATGGTGGGTCAAGACCTTGCCCGCGTGTTTGACCAAGACCCCGAGCAAGCGGTACTGGATCGGGGTGAGATGGACTTCCTCGCCGTCGCGGTAGACCAAGCGCTTGCCCAAATCGACCTTGAGCTTGCCCGTGGTGAACACCCCGTCCTTGGCATAACCCGCCCCGGTGTTCAGATGGCGCAGCGCCACCCGGATGCGGGCCAGCAATTCCCCCAGCCCGAACGGCTTGGTCAGGTAATCGTCGGCCCCGGCGTCCAAGGCGTCGATCTTGTCCTGCTCGGCGCTGCGGGCCGATAGCACGATAATCGGCAGGGGACTCCATTCCCGCAAGGCCCGCACCACCTCGATGCCCTCCATGTCCGGCAGGCCCAAATCCAGGATGACCAGATCGGGCTTGCGCATCCCGGCCTCGACCAAGCCTTGCTTCCCGCTATCCGCCTCGAACACCTGGAAACCATGGCTGGACAGGCCGGTGCGCAGGAATCTACGGATCGGCGGATCGTCCTCGATGACGACGATGGCGGGGTTGGCTTTGCTCATGGCGGCGGCCTAGGCTTCCTCCTCGGGCAGCGGGGGCGGCGGGGTTTGGTCCTGCATCAGGGTGAAGGAGAACACCGCCCCGCCGCGGGGCCGGTTGCGGGCGCGGATATAGCCGCCATGGGACTCGACGATAGCCCGGCAAATCGCCAGCCCCAAGCCCACGCCGCTCTGGGCGCTTTCCCGGTCCACCTGGTAGAACTTCTCGAACAATTGCTCCTCCTGCCCGCGTGGGATGCCCGGCCCCCGGTCGGCCACCTCGACCGTGAGGGTGAAGTCCGATTTCTCGGCGGAGATTTCGATGGGGCTGTCGGGCGGAGTATACCGCGCCACGTTTTCCAGGAGGTTGGTCAGGACCTGCTCGATCATCACCGCGTCCACATGCACCAAGGGCATATGCGGCGGCAGCTTGACCTCGACCTCGCGGCCCTCCAAGCGCTTGCCCAGGCGGTTCAACACGGTGCCGATGATTTCCTCCAGCATGTGCCATTGGCGGTTGAGCCGGGCCGCGCCGGCGTCCAGCCGCGCCATGTCGAGGATGTTATCGATCAGGCGCGACATGCGCAGGGCTTCGTCGTGGATGGTGCGGCTGAGTTCGCGGCGGTCTTCCGGCTTGAGGCCGGAGCCGTTCTCGATCAGGGCGCTGGCCGAACCGACGATGGTGGCGAGCGGCGTCCTGAGGTCGTGGGAAATCGAACTGAGCAGGGAATTCCT includes:
- a CDS encoding DegQ family serine endoprotease is translated as MPTQTLRHSLIAAAIAGVLVAGYARFGGDSPQPASATATPPAQIAAAPVPAAAPTVTLPDFGSIVRQSSPAVVNISVSGTTKVSARDIPQLDPNDPFSQFFRRFQPPQAETPMHGMGSGFIVRPDGVILTNAHVVEGASEVTVKLVDKREFSAKVVGVDKPTDTAVLKIEAQDLPTLKLGSPTQTGVGDWVLAIGSPFGFENSVTAGIVSAKSRSLPEEGYVPFIQTDVAVNPGNSGGPLLNTQGEVIGINSQIYSRTGGYQGLSFAIPIDVALKVEQQLLDHGKVSRGRLGVGVQDMNQALADSFGLSRPEGALVDMVPEDGPAARAGVKAGDIIVALNGQPIHDSRELPPLVADLKPGSEAKLTLWRDGQNEEVALKVGELQEPAQASAEPTEAKGRLGLAVRPLSPEEHRQADIKGGLVVERVAGPAAKAGIAPGDVVLAVNGQPINDAGQLRELAAKAGKHLALLIQRGEATMFVPLDLG
- a CDS encoding sterol desaturase family protein codes for the protein MFSKFTSSLKLHLPELRLPEFELPSFNLPAIGLPQLSTADCQTLAVLGFFATLLALEAPSSRAERRPQVYRQSYLANLGTFFLNDTLLSLLSVSSLWLVAEHYAGWGLLSGLRDSFWKAALSFLLLDLTLYGWHRANHTFDWLWLFHKVHHSDPAMNVTTAFRLHIVEVLLTTLVKALFIVVVGVDATLVLANEAIITVFVMFHHSNLAFRGERWLAHIAIVPALHRVHHSARREEHDHNYGFVLSLWDAWFGTLADTRPAAMGLRGVDGQNAWQLLKFGFTWRTTPRPSPLAKPQPPRGSLLDVVKFGLSPAHAPKLPNPSALQAMIAEAAYFRAEKRGFAPGDEFHDWVEAEREILRHLAHR
- a CDS encoding LEA type 2 family protein, whose protein sequence is MTTVRKSATLLSSVVLGFALSGCAGLGGLTQQLSTLKEPKVSLAGLSIKDISLTEPSFLVKLKVENPNDLNVNLDGADVSLALNGQPVATGISRSPLTLVKRGASTMDVEVKANTLGVLQQIMQLESKGGVQYGVSGHLNLLNWLGALGKVPFNFQGSVDKATLLKGAEGLGGLGKLLLR
- a CDS encoding response regulator, encoding MSKANPAIVVIEDDPPIRRFLRTGLSSHGFQVFEADSGKQGLVEAGMRKPDLVILDLGLPDMEGIEVVRALREWSPLPIIVLSARSAEQDKIDALDAGADDYLTKPFGLGELLARIRVALRHLNTGAGYAKDGVFTTGKLKVDLGKRLVYRDGEEVHLTPIQYRLLGVLVKHAGKVLTHHQILKEVWGPNALDNAHYLRIYMSQLRQKLEADPAKPEYFLTESGVGYRLKV